One segment of Pempheris klunzingeri isolate RE-2024b chromosome 20, fPemKlu1.hap1, whole genome shotgun sequence DNA contains the following:
- the csdc2a gene encoding cold shock domain-containing protein C2a encodes MSDPDPSSPADSPLPLASPRTPLQLSFPFLREGSRVWERERKPPQPGELPSPLPTKRTRTYSATVRAKSGPVFKGVCKNFSRSQGHGFIRPSHGGEDIFVHISDIEGEYVPMEGDEVTYKVCPIPPKNQKIQAVDVVITHLNPGTKHETWSGQIISS; translated from the exons ATGTCAGACCCCGACCCCTCCTCACCGGCTGATTCCCCGCTGCCACTCGCCTCCCCCCGTACCCCCCTGCAGCTCTCCTTCCCCTTCCTGAGGGAGGGCAGTCGGGtctgggagagggagaggaaaccGCCACAGCCTGGAGAGCTGCCCAGCCCACTGCCTACCAAACGCACCCGCACATACTCAGC gaCAGTGCGAGCCAAATCAGGTCCAGTATTTAAAGGGGTGTGTAAAAACTTCTCCAGGTCTCAGGGTCATGGATTCATACGCCCCTCTCACGGAGGAGAGGACATCTTTGTCCACATCTCTGA CATCGAGGGAGAGTACGTGCCTATGGAAGGGGACGAGGTCACGTACAAGGTGTGCCCCATCCCTCCCAAGAACCAGAAGATCCAGGCTGTGGACGTGGTGATCACCCACCTGAATCCAGGCACCAAGCACGAGACCTGGTCAGGTCAGATCATCAGCTCCTAG
- the kctd17 gene encoding BTB/POZ domain-containing protein KCTD5 isoform X3, with protein sequence MATTADDQREPADVAAPSPHHVCQHHNSNNNNNNNNNNKDSEAGESATSATASTAEPGGTAPQSIGNGSVINPTGGSNGKWVRLNVGGTVFLTTRQTLLKEQTSFLYRLCQQQDLHSDTDETGAYVIDRDPTYFGPILNYLRHGKLVYNKELAEEGVLEEAEFYNITPLIKLIKERIVERDSKATQQVPPKHVYRVLQCQEEELTQMVSTMSDGWKFEQMVNIGSSYSYGTEDQAEFLCVVSKELHTPGSGLGTEQSHKTKPAEMQEEEAAKEEEEEEEEEGGRDTTPNEWLRE encoded by the exons ATGGCAACGACGGCGGACGACCAGCGGGAACCGGCGGATGTCGCCGCGCCGTCGCCTCACCACGTCTGCCAGcaccacaacagcaacaacaacaataacaacaataacaacaacaaagacagcgAGGCGGGAGAGAGCGCGACCTCCGCCACCGCCAGCACGGCGGAACCCGGCGGGACGGCGCCGCAGAGCATCGGTAACGGCTCGGTCATCAACCCCACCGGGGGGAGTAACGGGAAGTGGGTCCGGCTGAACGTCGGCGGCACGGTGTTCCTCACGACGCGGCAGACCCTCCTCAAGGAGCAAACTTCTTTCCTGTACCGGCTGTGCCAGCAGCAGGACCTGCACTCAGACACG GATGAGACAGGAGCCTATGTGATTGACAGAGACCCAACCTACTTCGGTCCCATCCTCAACTACTTGCGGCACGGCAAACTGGTCTACAACAAGGAGCTGGCTGAAGAAG GTGTCCTGGAGGAGGCTGAGTTTTACAACATCACCCCTCTGATCAAACTGATCAAAGAGAGGATCGTGGAGAGGGACTCCAAAGCCACGCAG CAGGTGCCCCCCAAGCACGTCTACCGAGTGTTGCAGtgccaggaggaggagctcacCCAGATGGTCTCCACGATGTCGGACGGCTGGAAGTTTGAGCAG ATGGTGAACATCGGCTCGTCATACAGCTATGGAACAGAGGACCAGGCTGAGTTTCTGTGTGTCGTATCCAAGGAGCTTCACACTCCTGGATCTGGACTTGGTACAGAGCAGAGCCACAAAACCAAG CCGGCGGagatgcaggaggaggaagccgcgaaggaggaggaggaggaggaggaggaggagggagggagagatacCACACCAAATGAGTGGCTTAGAGAATGA
- the kctd17 gene encoding BTB/POZ domain-containing protein KCTD5 isoform X4, with protein sequence MATTADDQREPADVAAPSPHHVCQHHNSNNNNNNNNNNKDSEAGESATSATASTAEPGGTAPQSIGNGSVINPTGGSNGKWVRLNVGGTVFLTTRQTLLKEQTSFLYRLCQQQDLHSDTDETGAYVIDRDPTYFGPILNYLRHGKLVYNKELAEEGVLEEAEFYNITPLIKLIKERIVERDSKATQVPPKHVYRVLQCQEEELTQMVSTMSDGWKFEQMVNIGSSYSYGTEDQAEFLCVVSKELHTPGSGLGTEQSHKTKPAEMQEEEAAKEEEEEEEEEGGRDTTPNEWLRE encoded by the exons ATGGCAACGACGGCGGACGACCAGCGGGAACCGGCGGATGTCGCCGCGCCGTCGCCTCACCACGTCTGCCAGcaccacaacagcaacaacaacaataacaacaataacaacaacaaagacagcgAGGCGGGAGAGAGCGCGACCTCCGCCACCGCCAGCACGGCGGAACCCGGCGGGACGGCGCCGCAGAGCATCGGTAACGGCTCGGTCATCAACCCCACCGGGGGGAGTAACGGGAAGTGGGTCCGGCTGAACGTCGGCGGCACGGTGTTCCTCACGACGCGGCAGACCCTCCTCAAGGAGCAAACTTCTTTCCTGTACCGGCTGTGCCAGCAGCAGGACCTGCACTCAGACACG GATGAGACAGGAGCCTATGTGATTGACAGAGACCCAACCTACTTCGGTCCCATCCTCAACTACTTGCGGCACGGCAAACTGGTCTACAACAAGGAGCTGGCTGAAGAAG GTGTCCTGGAGGAGGCTGAGTTTTACAACATCACCCCTCTGATCAAACTGATCAAAGAGAGGATCGTGGAGAGGGACTCCAAAGCCACGCAG GTGCCCCCCAAGCACGTCTACCGAGTGTTGCAGtgccaggaggaggagctcacCCAGATGGTCTCCACGATGTCGGACGGCTGGAAGTTTGAGCAG ATGGTGAACATCGGCTCGTCATACAGCTATGGAACAGAGGACCAGGCTGAGTTTCTGTGTGTCGTATCCAAGGAGCTTCACACTCCTGGATCTGGACTTGGTACAGAGCAGAGCCACAAAACCAAG CCGGCGGagatgcaggaggaggaagccgcgaaggaggaggaggaggaggaggaggaggagggagggagagatacCACACCAAATGAGTGGCTTAGAGAATGA
- the gucy2cb gene encoding guanylyl cyclase C: MESGRWWLCFCVLRILAVPCLSITLDRITINVILLEDQESPWSLAYVKDEINKAIETESTINAAEGVKMNLTANYSGFNLNFYPKSGCERAMCEGVYELKNLMKSNSLGCSILGPTCTYATFQMVDAEKGLRLGTPIISAGSFGLSCDYTLNLQRLLPPGRKIADFLFNFWKYTDSIKPEWETVYVYKKQTNSEECFWYINTLEADLSIFAEKIKRTMLRKPGELQEVLASPKNRSSNLFIMCGSPMDVVEMKNGSKEADSSDILFILIDLYNDKYYSTQSLPSMKNVLVLTMPNTRNYTINLDLKDNNTMNDYMAAYYDSVLLIGQVMRKIAEKNQSEIQHMEFVNANYFRNTSFNGKAGTYKLDKHGDRDVNFSIFYTTTDNKYQILFLFDSEHNQTKRVETNPSFIWGKRLPNFRPEEDLEAHNITVIVLGITVVVVATIAFIFYRQNRRDRLHRKRWSYIPSELITLLENNKHNVISLKIEDERKNMDFKIRRALYDKKIVILKELKHSDGNFNETQRIELNALRQIDYYNLTKFYGTVKLDLGVFGVFEYGERGSLKYVLNDKVSYPEETFMDWEFKISVMYDIAKGMSYLHASDIQVHGRLKSTNCVVDNRMVVKLTDFGCNSFLSPGRDLWTAPEHLRKQGTSQKGDVYSFAIIAQEIVLRKCTFYTECCSDRAEKLSKVVMSYFRPDLNFETTSENELEVYTLIKSCWDEDPEKRHDFKKVENCLGKIISKIHNQDNESYMDNMIRRLQMYSRNLEHLVEERTVLYKAERDRADCLNFMLLPGPVVKSLKETGVVEPELYEEVTIYFSDIVGFTTLCQYSTPMEVVDMLNDIYKGFDSVLDHHDVYKVETIGDAYMVASGLPKRNGNRHAVDICRMALDILAFMGTFQLRHLPGIPVWIRIGVHSGPCAAGVVGIKMPRYCLFGDTVNTASRMESTGHPLRIHVSQPTVEILQRTDCKFEYEMRGETYLKGKGTETTYWLTGETGEDYDLPTPPTTENFQRLQQDLAHMILACLERRSQGSVRRRNMLSSQSTEDGQDQESEVESESEHPEYLHMATVDNTLSTFL; the protein is encoded by the exons ATGGAATCAGGGCGCtggtggttgtgtttttgtgtcctgaGGATTCTTGCTGTACCATGTCTGAGTATCACGCTGGATAGGATAACAATCAATGTGATCCTGCTGGAAGATCAAGAGTCTCCCTGGAGTCTGGCGTATGtgaaagatgaaataaataagGCCATAGAGACAGAGTCAACCATTAATGCTGCGGAAG GTGTGAAGATGAATCTCACAGCTAACTATAGCGGATTCAATCTAAACTTTTATCCAAAAAGCGGCTGCGAGAGGGCCATGTGTGAGGGAGTGTACGAGCTGAAAAACCTGATG AAATCCAATAGCCTGGGATGCTCCATTCTTGGGCCCACCTGCACCTACGCTACTTTCCAAATGGTTGA TGCGGAAAAAGGCCTACGGCTCGGTACGCCCATCATCTCGGCGGGAAGCTTCGGTCTCTCCTGCGACTACACGCTCAACCTGCAGCGCCTCCTGCCGCCGGGACGCAAGATCGCTGACTTTTTATTCAACTTCTGGAAATACACAGACTCCATCAAACCTGAGTGGGAGACAGTCTATGTTTACAAGAAACAGACCAACAGCGAGGAGTGCTTTTG GTATATAAATACACTGGAAGCAGACTTGAGCATTTTTGCCGAGAAAATCAAGAGAACAATGCTGCGCAAACCAGGAGAACTGCAAGAAGTACTAGCATCACCCAAAAATAGGTCAAGCAACc tgttCATCATGTGTGGATCGCCGATGGACGTAGTGGAGATGAAGAATGGCTCTAAAGAGGCAGACAGCAGTGATATTCTCTTCATCCTCATTGATCTTTACAA TGATAAATACTACAGCACACAGTCACTACCATCCATGAAGAACGTGCTGGTGCTGACTATGCCCAACACCAGGAACTACACCATCAACCTAGACCTGAAAGACAACAACACG ATGAATGATTACATGGCTGCGTACTATGATTCGGTGCTGCTGATTGGTCAGGTGATGAGGAAAATTGCGGAGAAAAATCAGTCGGAGATTCAGCACATGGAGTTTGTCAATGCAAACTACTTCAGAAACACCTCATTTAATG GAAAAGCTGGAACCTACAAGCTGGACAAGCATGGAGACAGAGACGTGAACTTCTCGATCTTTTACACCACTACTGACAACAAG TACCAAATCTTATTCTTATTCGACTCTGAGCACAACCAAACCAAACGGGTTGAGACGAACCCCTCCTTCATCTGGGGAAAAAGACTTCCTAACTTCAGACCGGAAGAAG ACCTGGAAGCTCATAACATCACTGTCATCGTGTTGGGCATCACAGTGGTTGTGGTGGCCACCATCGCCTTCATTTTCTACAG GCAGAACAGAAGAGACCGTCTGCACAGGAAGCGCTGGTCCTACATCCCCTCTGAGCTCATCACGCTGCTGGAgaacaacaaacacaatgtcATCTCTCTGAAG ATTGAAGACGAGAGGAAAAACATGGATTTCAAGATCCGCCGTGCTCTCTACGATAAGAAG ATTGTGATTCTGAAGGAGCTGAAGCACTCTGATGGCAACTTCAACGAGACCCAGAGGATAGAACTTAATGcg CTCCGGCAAATCGACTATTACAACCTAACGAAGTTTTACGGCACAGTGAAGCTTGATCTGGGTGTGTTCGGAGTGTTTGAGTATGGAGAGAGGGGGTCGCTCAAG TATGTGCTGAACGACAAGGTTTCATACCCAGAGGAGACCTTCATGGACTGGGAGTTCAAAATCTCCGTCATGTACGACATCGCCAAG GGTATGTCCTATCTCCATGCCAGTGACATCCAGGTGCATGGTCGTCTCAAGTCCACCAACTGTGTGGTGGACAATCGCATGGTGGTGAAGCTCACAGACTTTGGCTGCAACTCCTTCCTCAGCCCCGGCAGAG actTGTGGACCGCTCCGGAGCATCTGAGGAAACAGGGCACCTCCCAGAAAGGAGACGTCTATAGCTTTGCCATCATCGCTCAGGAGATTGTTCTCAGGAAGTGCACCTTCTACACCGAGTGCTGCTCCGACCGAGCAG AAAAGCTGTCCAAGGTCGTCATGTCTTACTTCAGACCTGATCTTAACTTTGAGACGACTTCAGAGAATGAACTGGAG GTGTACACACTGATCAAAAGCTGTTGGGATGAGGATCCTGAAAAAAGACATGACTTTAAGAAGGTAGAAAACTGTCTGGGGAAGATCATCAG TAAAATCCATAACCAGGACAATGAGAGCTACATGGATAACATGATCAGACGGCTGCAGATGTACTCCAGAAACCTGGAGCACCTGGTGGAGGAGCGCACAGTCCTCTACAAAGCTGAAAGGGACAGGGCCGACTGCCTCAACTTCATGCTGCTTCCTGG tcCTGTGGTGAAGAGCCTGAAGGAGACTGGTGTGGTGGAGCCAGAGCTGTATGAGGAGGTGACAATATATTTCAGCGACATCGTGGGTTTCACCACTCTGTGCCAGTACAGCACGCCGATGGAAGTGGTGGACATGCTCAACGACATCTACAAGGGATTCGACAGCGTCCTTGACCACCATGATGTATACAAG GTGGAGACGATTGGTGATGCCTACATGGTGGCCTCCGGACTCCCTAAGCGAAATGGGAACAGGCACGCGGTGGATATCTGCCGCATGGCGCTGGACATCTTGGCGTTCATGGGCACCTTCCAGCTCCGACACCTGCCTGGCATCCCTGTGTGGATACGCATAGGCGTTCACTCAG GTCCctgtgcagcaggtgttgtGGGCATAAAGATGCCCAGGTATTGTTTATTTGGAGACACAGTCAACACGGCATCTCGTATGGAGTCTACAGGACACC CCCTGCGGATCCATGTCAGTCAGCCTACTGTAGAAATCCTGCAGAGGACAGACTGCAAGTTTGAAtatgagatgagaggagagacgTACCTGAAG GGTAAAGGCACAGAGACAACCTACTGGTTGACAGGTGAGACGGGCGAAGATTACGACTTACCAACCCCACCCACGAC GGAGAACTTCCAGCGGCTCCAGCAGGACCTCGCCCACATGATCCTAGCGTGTCTGGAGCGCCGCTCTCAAGGCTCCGTCCGGAGGAGGAATATGCTTTCCAGTCAGAGCACGGAGGACGGACAGGACCAGGAATCAGAGGTGGAGTCTGAGAGTGAACATCCTGAGTACCTGCACATGGCCACTGTGGATAACACCCTCAGTACCTTCCTGTAG
- the kctd17 gene encoding BTB/POZ domain-containing protein KCTD5 isoform X2, whose product MATTADDQREPADVAAPSPHHVCQHHNSNNNNNNNNNNKDSEAGESATSATASTAEPGGTAPQSIGNGSVINPTGGSNGKWVRLNVGGTVFLTTRQTLLKEQTSFLYRLCQQQDLHSDTDETGAYVIDRDPTYFGPILNYLRHGKLVYNKELAEEGVLEEAEFYNITPLIKLIKERIVERDSKATQVPPKHVYRVLQCQEEELTQMVSTMSDGWKFEQVSVRACRKPRTGLLWTMVNIGSSYSYGTEDQAEFLCVVSKELHTPGSGLGTEQSHKTKPAEMQEEEAAKEEEEEEEEEGGRDTTPNEWLRE is encoded by the exons ATGGCAACGACGGCGGACGACCAGCGGGAACCGGCGGATGTCGCCGCGCCGTCGCCTCACCACGTCTGCCAGcaccacaacagcaacaacaacaataacaacaataacaacaacaaagacagcgAGGCGGGAGAGAGCGCGACCTCCGCCACCGCCAGCACGGCGGAACCCGGCGGGACGGCGCCGCAGAGCATCGGTAACGGCTCGGTCATCAACCCCACCGGGGGGAGTAACGGGAAGTGGGTCCGGCTGAACGTCGGCGGCACGGTGTTCCTCACGACGCGGCAGACCCTCCTCAAGGAGCAAACTTCTTTCCTGTACCGGCTGTGCCAGCAGCAGGACCTGCACTCAGACACG GATGAGACAGGAGCCTATGTGATTGACAGAGACCCAACCTACTTCGGTCCCATCCTCAACTACTTGCGGCACGGCAAACTGGTCTACAACAAGGAGCTGGCTGAAGAAG GTGTCCTGGAGGAGGCTGAGTTTTACAACATCACCCCTCTGATCAAACTGATCAAAGAGAGGATCGTGGAGAGGGACTCCAAAGCCACGCAG GTGCCCCCCAAGCACGTCTACCGAGTGTTGCAGtgccaggaggaggagctcacCCAGATGGTCTCCACGATGTCGGACGGCTGGAAGTTTGAGCAGGTCAGCGTGCGCGCCTGCAGAAAGCCCCGCACCGGACTGCTCTGGACT ATGGTGAACATCGGCTCGTCATACAGCTATGGAACAGAGGACCAGGCTGAGTTTCTGTGTGTCGTATCCAAGGAGCTTCACACTCCTGGATCTGGACTTGGTACAGAGCAGAGCCACAAAACCAAG CCGGCGGagatgcaggaggaggaagccgcgaaggaggaggaggaggaggaggaggaggagggagggagagatacCACACCAAATGAGTGGCTTAGAGAATGA
- the kctd17 gene encoding BTB/POZ domain-containing protein KCTD5 isoform X1: MATTADDQREPADVAAPSPHHVCQHHNSNNNNNNNNNNKDSEAGESATSATASTAEPGGTAPQSIGNGSVINPTGGSNGKWVRLNVGGTVFLTTRQTLLKEQTSFLYRLCQQQDLHSDTDETGAYVIDRDPTYFGPILNYLRHGKLVYNKELAEEGVLEEAEFYNITPLIKLIKERIVERDSKATQQVPPKHVYRVLQCQEEELTQMVSTMSDGWKFEQVSVRACRKPRTGLLWTMVNIGSSYSYGTEDQAEFLCVVSKELHTPGSGLGTEQSHKTKPAEMQEEEAAKEEEEEEEEEGGRDTTPNEWLRE; this comes from the exons ATGGCAACGACGGCGGACGACCAGCGGGAACCGGCGGATGTCGCCGCGCCGTCGCCTCACCACGTCTGCCAGcaccacaacagcaacaacaacaataacaacaataacaacaacaaagacagcgAGGCGGGAGAGAGCGCGACCTCCGCCACCGCCAGCACGGCGGAACCCGGCGGGACGGCGCCGCAGAGCATCGGTAACGGCTCGGTCATCAACCCCACCGGGGGGAGTAACGGGAAGTGGGTCCGGCTGAACGTCGGCGGCACGGTGTTCCTCACGACGCGGCAGACCCTCCTCAAGGAGCAAACTTCTTTCCTGTACCGGCTGTGCCAGCAGCAGGACCTGCACTCAGACACG GATGAGACAGGAGCCTATGTGATTGACAGAGACCCAACCTACTTCGGTCCCATCCTCAACTACTTGCGGCACGGCAAACTGGTCTACAACAAGGAGCTGGCTGAAGAAG GTGTCCTGGAGGAGGCTGAGTTTTACAACATCACCCCTCTGATCAAACTGATCAAAGAGAGGATCGTGGAGAGGGACTCCAAAGCCACGCAG CAGGTGCCCCCCAAGCACGTCTACCGAGTGTTGCAGtgccaggaggaggagctcacCCAGATGGTCTCCACGATGTCGGACGGCTGGAAGTTTGAGCAGGTCAGCGTGCGCGCCTGCAGAAAGCCCCGCACCGGACTGCTCTGGACT ATGGTGAACATCGGCTCGTCATACAGCTATGGAACAGAGGACCAGGCTGAGTTTCTGTGTGTCGTATCCAAGGAGCTTCACACTCCTGGATCTGGACTTGGTACAGAGCAGAGCCACAAAACCAAG CCGGCGGagatgcaggaggaggaagccgcgaaggaggaggaggaggaggaggaggaggagggagggagagatacCACACCAAATGAGTGGCTTAGAGAATGA